Proteins co-encoded in one Saprospira grandis genomic window:
- a CDS encoding SulP family inorganic anion transporter translates to MDIKQFIPALEWLPKYSQNDLKGDLSAGLTVGVMLIPQGMAYSMLAGLPPIYGLYASILPLIIYAFLGTSRQLAVGPVAMVSLLVASGVGAITQDPDEFIKLAIMMALMVGIFQFTLGVLRMGFLVNFLSHPVISGFTSAAALIIGFSQLKHLLGIDLKRSHHVHDIIGQAIERAGETNMYTLMIGLGGVAIILALKKLNKKMGINIPGPLVAVVFGILTVWGMGLFDAGVKIVGEVPSGLPTPQVPTFSLENFQKLLPIALTISLVGFMESIAVAKAIQAKHKNYKIVPNQELIGLGLANIGGSFLQAFPTTGGFSRTAVNDQAGAKTGVAAILSAALIVLTLLFLTPLFYYLPKAILASVIMVAVFGLIDYNEAIHLWKADRRDFWMLVLTFVATLSLGIEQGIGLGVVVSLFSIIYQTTRPHLAILARIPGSKHYRNVKRFDRLEERSDLLILRFDAQLYFANTTFFRESIEKLAEEAGEDLKAIIINAESINAIDSSAMHALEDVAKEIQAKGTNFFVAGAKGPVRDALYRGHIIEHIGTENFFIDVQAAVDAADGKDGREHDEYVLENSL, encoded by the coding sequence ATGGATATCAAACAATTTATACCCGCTTTAGAGTGGCTTCCCAAATACTCCCAAAACGACCTAAAAGGCGATTTATCGGCAGGTTTGACCGTGGGCGTGATGTTGATCCCTCAAGGGATGGCTTATTCAATGTTGGCCGGCTTGCCTCCAATTTATGGACTTTATGCCTCTATTCTTCCGCTGATCATTTATGCTTTTTTGGGAACCTCACGGCAGTTGGCTGTGGGGCCTGTTGCTATGGTATCTTTGTTGGTTGCTTCTGGAGTAGGCGCCATTACTCAAGATCCTGATGAGTTTATTAAATTGGCTATCATGATGGCCCTAATGGTGGGTATTTTCCAATTCACCCTTGGGGTTTTACGCATGGGTTTTCTGGTCAACTTCCTTTCTCATCCGGTGATTAGTGGTTTTACCTCTGCCGCAGCCCTGATTATTGGATTTTCGCAGCTCAAGCATTTGCTGGGTATTGACCTAAAACGCTCGCATCATGTGCACGATATTATTGGACAAGCCATTGAGCGCGCTGGAGAAACCAATATGTATACCCTCATGATTGGCCTAGGCGGCGTGGCCATTATCTTGGCCCTCAAAAAGCTAAACAAAAAAATGGGGATCAATATCCCTGGCCCTTTGGTTGCCGTAGTTTTTGGTATCCTTACCGTTTGGGGCATGGGCCTTTTTGATGCCGGTGTTAAGATTGTTGGAGAGGTGCCCAGCGGTTTGCCTACCCCTCAAGTGCCTACCTTTAGCCTAGAAAACTTCCAGAAGCTTTTGCCGATCGCTTTGACGATCTCGCTAGTGGGCTTTATGGAGTCTATCGCTGTAGCTAAAGCCATTCAGGCCAAGCACAAAAATTATAAGATTGTCCCCAACCAAGAACTTATTGGTCTTGGACTAGCCAATATTGGCGGCTCTTTCTTGCAGGCCTTTCCCACTACAGGAGGGTTCTCTCGTACAGCAGTAAATGACCAAGCTGGAGCAAAAACTGGTGTAGCGGCTATTCTTTCTGCCGCCCTGATCGTTCTTACGCTGCTTTTCCTTACCCCCCTATTCTACTACCTACCCAAAGCCATTTTGGCCTCTGTAATTATGGTAGCCGTATTTGGCCTTATTGATTATAATGAAGCCATCCACCTCTGGAAGGCCGATCGCCGCGATTTCTGGATGCTCGTCCTCACTTTTGTAGCTACCCTTTCTTTGGGTATTGAGCAAGGTATTGGCTTGGGTGTTGTGGTTTCTTTGTTCAGCATTATCTACCAAACTACTCGCCCCCATTTGGCCATCTTGGCCCGCATTCCTGGCAGCAAGCACTACCGTAACGTAAAACGCTTTGACCGACTAGAAGAGCGCAGCGACTTGCTCATCCTCCGCTTTGATGCACAGCTTTATTTTGCCAATACCACTTTCTTCCGCGAAAGCATCGAGAAACTAGCCGAAGAAGCTGGCGAAGACCTCAAAGCGATTATTATCAATGCCGAAAGTATCAACGCTATTGATTCTAGTGCCATGCACGCCCTAGAAGATGTAGCCAAAGAGATTCAGGCCAAGGGCACTAACTTCTTTGTGGCCGGCGCCAAAGGCCCTGTTCGAGATGCCCTTTATCGGGGCCATATTATCGAGCATATTGGTACCGAAAACTTCTTTATTGATGTTCAGGCCGCTGTAGATGCCGCCGATGGCAAAGATGGCCGCGAACATGATGAATATGTACTCGAAAATAGCCTCTAG
- a CDS encoding autotransporter domain-containing protein → MLKWSFLVFIASFSLINRPLFAQFKRFNIGPKSYKLQLKAEYSLSAGAAWAIGPFAQLKDQADAADGASYGAFTEARIQFRSSQHPLWIPQLQVGYMQLGQQNENWKKQYNLLEAKAQDWSNLYFMPGLSFQGGHCLQFQLRLNAGAFVLWGWNAQRGALNANEQLDRYSWSFSPAVGGAIELGASLQYRLNKRWTLFSDFAYFRGRSGREGSRRRQLFALDRQQQPLNPPLFELDELFLQRVDWSSLKLSLGLRYRAFKYLHNPNKRYWNYY, encoded by the coding sequence ATGCTCAAATGGAGTTTTCTTGTTTTTATCGCTTCCTTTTCCTTGATTAACAGGCCCTTATTTGCTCAGTTTAAACGCTTTAATATTGGCCCTAAAAGCTATAAGCTCCAGCTCAAAGCAGAGTACTCGCTCTCTGCCGGGGCCGCCTGGGCTATTGGCCCTTTTGCCCAACTCAAGGACCAAGCAGATGCCGCTGATGGGGCTAGCTATGGCGCTTTTACCGAAGCTAGAATACAGTTCCGCTCTAGCCAACACCCCCTCTGGATCCCTCAGTTGCAAGTTGGCTATATGCAGTTGGGCCAGCAAAATGAAAACTGGAAAAAGCAGTATAACCTATTAGAAGCAAAAGCGCAAGATTGGTCTAATCTTTATTTTATGCCCGGCCTGAGCTTTCAAGGCGGCCACTGCCTACAGTTCCAACTCCGCCTAAATGCGGGGGCCTTTGTCCTTTGGGGCTGGAACGCCCAAAGAGGAGCCCTCAATGCCAATGAACAACTGGACCGCTATAGCTGGAGCTTTTCGCCAGCCGTGGGCGGAGCCATAGAACTAGGCGCTAGCCTGCAATATCGCCTCAATAAAAGATGGACCCTCTTTAGCGATTTTGCCTACTTCAGGGGCCGCTCTGGCCGAGAAGGTAGCCGCCGCCGACAACTCTTTGCCCTAGATCGCCAACAACAGCCCCTAAATCCCCCACTCTTCGAGCTAGACGAACTCTTTTTGCAAAGGGTAGACTGGAGCAGCCTGAAGCTAAGCCTAGGCCTCCGATATAGAGCCTTTAAGTATTTGCATAATCCCAATAAACGCTATTGGAATTATTATTAG